A single Methylobacterium sp. 17Sr1-1 DNA region contains:
- a CDS encoding SDR family oxidoreductase has product MHRLTGKTCIVTGAARGIGRAIAARFRQEGGEVVVTDVDEAAGVVTASEIGARFIRLDVGREEDWLHLADAVPAADVVVNNAGITGFEKGPVPHDPEHARLEDWRAVHRVNLDGTFLGCRYAIRAMKARGQGSIVQGSIVKGSIINISSRSGLVGIPAAAAYASSKAAIRNHTKTVALYCAQQGWAIRCNAIHPAAILTPIWEPMLGEGPGRAARRAALVADTPLKRFGTPEEVAAVAAMLASDEAACMTGAELNLDGGIAGGVGGEPGIAIGSAVAAFGETALTMQGMPDPEVALMISRESVARQTHTD; this is encoded by the coding sequence ATGCATCGGCTGACCGGGAAGACCTGCATCGTCACCGGCGCCGCGCGCGGCATTGGGCGTGCCATCGCGGCCCGCTTCCGGCAGGAGGGCGGCGAGGTCGTCGTCACAGACGTCGACGAGGCGGCCGGCGTTGTCACTGCCTCCGAAATCGGTGCGCGGTTCATTCGCCTGGATGTCGGCCGGGAGGAGGATTGGCTGCACCTCGCCGACGCCGTCCCGGCCGCCGACGTGGTGGTGAACAATGCCGGCATCACCGGCTTCGAGAAGGGCCCGGTCCCCCACGACCCCGAGCATGCGAGGCTCGAGGATTGGCGCGCGGTCCATCGCGTCAACCTCGACGGCACCTTCCTCGGCTGCCGCTACGCGATCCGCGCGATGAAGGCGCGCGGCCAAGGTTCGATCGTCCAAGGTTCGATCGTCAAAGGCTCGATCATCAACATCTCGTCGCGCTCGGGGCTGGTCGGCATTCCGGCCGCCGCGGCCTACGCCTCGTCGAAGGCCGCGATCCGCAACCACACAAAGACGGTCGCGCTCTACTGCGCGCAGCAGGGCTGGGCGATCCGCTGCAACGCCATCCATCCGGCGGCGATCCTGACGCCGATCTGGGAGCCGATGCTGGGCGAGGGGCCTGGGCGCGCGGCGCGGAGGGCGGCGCTCGTCGCCGACACCCCGCTCAAGCGTTTCGGCACGCCGGAGGAGGTCGCGGCGGTGGCGGCGATGCTCGCCTCGGACGAGGCCGCCTGCATGACGGGAGCGGAACTCAACCTGGACGGCGGGATTGCTGGCGGGGTCGGCGGCGAGCCCGGGATAGCGATCGGGAGTGCCGTTGCCGCCTTCGGCGAAACCGCCCTCACCATGCAGGGAATGCCAGATCCCGAAGTGGCGCTCATGATCAGCCGGGAATCGGTGGCACGCCAGACTCATACGGATTGA
- a CDS encoding PIN domain-containing protein, whose amino-acid sequence MYLVDTNILSQGAPTKETDLAFRDLADWLEAAADHLWLSVVTVAEVMAGIERSMIRGEPRKAARLRAWLDVVEHLYGPRILPLDRDAARLTGILSARAQMRGASPGFADAAIAATAELRGLCVLTRNAKDFAPMGVAFVNPYESGVPPIPG is encoded by the coding sequence ATGTACCTCGTCGACACCAACATCCTGTCGCAGGGAGCGCCGACGAAGGAGACCGATCTCGCCTTTCGCGATCTGGCCGACTGGCTGGAAGCTGCCGCGGATCACCTGTGGCTCTCGGTCGTGACGGTTGCCGAGGTGATGGCCGGGATCGAGCGGTCGATGATCCGGGGTGAACCGCGGAAGGCGGCACGGCTGCGGGCCTGGCTCGACGTCGTGGAACACCTTTACGGCCCCCGCATCCTGCCCCTCGACCGTGACGCGGCCCGCCTGACCGGGATCCTCTCGGCCCGTGCGCAGATGCGTGGAGCCTCGCCGGGCTTCGCCGATGCGGCTATCGCGGCGACGGCCGAGCTGCGCGGCTTGTGCGTCCTGACGCGCAACGCGAAGGACTTCGCGCCGATGGGCGTCGCGTTCGTCAATCCGTATGAGTCTGGCGTGCCACCGATTCCCGGCTGA
- a CDS encoding type II toxin-antitoxin system Phd/YefM family antitoxin: MREIQLRDAKATLSAVIDDAVRGEPSVITRHGRPEAVVLSYADWQRLSTVPDFGRLLASSGLRDGDLPERDRTPLRDFDV; this comes from the coding sequence ATGCGCGAGATTCAGCTTCGGGATGCCAAGGCGACTCTGTCCGCCGTCATTGACGATGCCGTCCGCGGCGAGCCGAGCGTCATCACCCGTCACGGTAGACCGGAGGCGGTCGTGCTGTCCTACGCCGATTGGCAGCGGCTCTCGACGGTCCCGGATTTCGGCAGGCTCCTCGCCTCGTCGGGATTGCGCGACGGCGACCTGCCGGAGCGCGACCGGACCCCGCTGCGCGACTTCGACGTCTGA
- the groL gene encoding chaperonin GroEL (60 kDa chaperone family; promotes refolding of misfolded polypeptides especially under stressful conditions; forms two stacked rings of heptamers to form a barrel-shaped 14mer; ends can be capped by GroES; misfolded proteins enter the barrel where they are refolded when GroES binds): MAAKDVRFASDAREKMLRGVDILADAVKVTLGPKGRNVVIEKSFGAPRITKDGVTVAKEIELADKFENMGAQMVREVASKTNDIAGDGTTTATVLAQAIVREGAKYVAAGMNPMDLKRGIDLATQAAVKDIQSRAKKVSASEEIAQVGTISANGDKDIGEMIAHAMQKVGNEGVITVEEAKTAETELDVVEGMQFDRGYLSPYFITNAEKMIAELEDPYILIHEKKLSSLQAMLPVLEAVVQTGKPLLIVAEDIEGEALATLVVNKLRGGLKVAAVKAPGFGDRRKAMLEDIAILTQGQMIAEDLGIKLENVTLPMLGRAKRVRIEKENTTIIDGAGEKADIEARVQQIKAQIEETTSDYDREKLQERLAKLAGGVAVIRVGGATEVEVKEKKDRVDDALHATRAAVEEGIVPGGGTALLRAKKAVAGLSSDNADVQAGIKIVLKALEAPIRQIASNAGVEGSIVVGKIGDKGDSETYGFNAQTEEYVDMIQAGIVDPAKVVRTALQDAASVAGLLVTTEAMVADAPKKDSPAPAMPGGGMGGMDF; the protein is encoded by the coding sequence ATGGCAGCGAAAGACGTCCGTTTCGCCTCCGACGCCCGCGAGAAGATGCTGCGCGGCGTGGACATCCTGGCGGATGCCGTGAAGGTCACGCTCGGCCCGAAGGGCCGCAACGTCGTGATCGAGAAGAGCTTCGGCGCGCCCCGGATCACCAAGGACGGCGTGACCGTCGCCAAGGAGATCGAGCTCGCCGACAAGTTCGAGAACATGGGCGCCCAGATGGTGCGCGAAGTGGCCTCGAAGACCAACGACATCGCGGGTGACGGCACCACCACCGCGACCGTGCTGGCCCAGGCGATCGTCCGCGAGGGCGCCAAGTACGTCGCCGCCGGCATGAACCCGATGGACCTGAAGCGCGGCATCGACCTCGCCACCCAGGCCGCCGTGAAGGACATCCAGAGCCGCGCCAAGAAGGTGTCGGCCTCGGAGGAGATCGCCCAGGTCGGCACGATCTCGGCCAACGGCGACAAGGACATCGGCGAGATGATCGCCCATGCCATGCAGAAGGTCGGCAACGAGGGCGTGATCACGGTCGAGGAGGCGAAGACCGCCGAGACCGAGCTCGACGTCGTCGAGGGCATGCAGTTCGACCGCGGCTACCTCTCCCCGTACTTCATCACGAATGCGGAGAAGATGATCGCCGAGCTCGAGGATCCCTACATCCTCATCCACGAGAAGAAGCTGTCGTCGCTGCAGGCGATGCTGCCGGTGCTCGAGGCCGTCGTCCAGACCGGCAAGCCGCTGCTGATCGTCGCCGAGGACATCGAGGGCGAGGCGCTCGCCACCCTCGTCGTCAACAAGCTGCGCGGCGGCCTGAAGGTCGCGGCCGTGAAGGCGCCGGGCTTCGGTGACCGTCGCAAGGCCATGCTCGAGGACATCGCGATCCTGACCCAGGGTCAGATGATCGCCGAGGACCTCGGCATCAAGCTCGAGAACGTGACCCTCCCGATGCTCGGCCGCGCCAAGCGCGTCCGCATCGAGAAGGAGAACACCACGATCATCGACGGCGCCGGCGAGAAGGCCGACATCGAGGCCCGCGTCCAGCAGATCAAGGCGCAGATCGAGGAGACCACCTCGGACTACGACCGCGAGAAGCTCCAGGAGCGTCTGGCCAAGCTCGCGGGCGGCGTCGCGGTGATCCGCGTCGGCGGCGCGACCGAGGTCGAGGTCAAGGAGAAGAAGGACCGCGTCGACGACGCCCTCCACGCCACCCGCGCGGCGGTCGAGGAAGGCATCGTTCCCGGCGGCGGCACCGCGCTCCTGCGCGCCAAGAAGGCCGTGGCCGGCCTGTCGAGCGACAACGCCGACGTCCAGGCCGGTATCAAGATCGTCCTGAAGGCCCTTGAGGCCCCGATCCGCCAGATCGCCAGCAACGCCGGCGTCGAGGGCTCGATCGTGGTCGGCAAGATCGGCGACAAGGGCGACTCGGAGACCTACGGCTTCAACGCCCAGACCGAAGAGTACGTCGACATGATCCAGGCCGGCATCGTCGACCCGGCCAAGGTCGTGCGCACCGCCCTGCAGGACGCCGCCTCGGTGGCCGGCCTGCTGGTGACGACCGAGGCGATGGTCGCCGACGCCCCGAAGAAGGACAGCCCCGCTCCGGCCATGCCGGGCGGCGGCATGGGCGGCATGGACTTCTAA
- the groES gene encoding co-chaperone GroES, with product MQFRPLHDRVVVRRIESEEKTKGGIIIPDTAKEKPQEGEIVAVGPGARDESGKLNPLDVKAGDRVLFGKWSGTEVKIDGKDLLIMKESDIMGVLA from the coding sequence ATGCAATTCCGTCCGCTGCACGACCGTGTCGTCGTCCGTCGCATCGAGAGCGAGGAGAAGACCAAGGGCGGCATCATCATCCCGGACACCGCCAAGGAGAAGCCGCAAGAGGGCGAGATCGTCGCCGTCGGGCCCGGCGCCCGCGACGAGTCCGGCAAGCTGAACCCCCTCGACGTCAAGGCCGGCGACCGCGTCCTGTTCGGCAAGTGGTCGGGCACCGAGGTCAAGATCGACGGCAAGGACCTCCTCATCATGAAGGAGTCCGACATCATGGGCGTGCTGGCCTGA
- a CDS encoding magnesium transporter CorA family protein, which translates to MITLHGSDGVVAEGQACAAAPLPAHGTWLDLDDPSEAETALAEAATGLRVPSRAALSEVQNSRRLNRRRDAFYLSTPMVSFRDDDLTLRPLGFVLTPERLLTVRFQPLAAFDTVKARQAERDGPASSVETFLALVEELIDRLADTLETMSDELDSLSTRIFTFDTSANGHGRTEASAPKRRDLALRRLLRAIGRRGKALAKLRASLLGLGRILPYVAGEAEGWLKAEEKARFESLRLDVASLDEFETRLSETVQFLLDATLGLINMEQNNTFRVLTVVSVIGIPPTLMASVYGMNFKHMPELDWTFGYPFGLAVIAASALIPAVYFKLKGWF; encoded by the coding sequence ATGATCACGTTGCACGGCTCCGATGGGGTCGTCGCCGAGGGCCAGGCCTGCGCGGCCGCGCCGCTTCCGGCCCACGGCACCTGGCTCGACCTCGACGACCCGAGCGAGGCCGAGACGGCCCTCGCCGAGGCCGCGACCGGGCTCAGGGTGCCCTCCCGCGCGGCGCTGAGCGAGGTGCAGAACTCGCGCCGGCTCAACCGGCGCCGGGACGCCTTCTATCTGAGCACACCGATGGTCTCGTTCCGCGACGACGACCTCACCTTGCGCCCCCTCGGCTTCGTGCTGACGCCGGAGCGGCTGCTCACCGTCCGGTTCCAGCCGCTCGCCGCCTTCGACACCGTGAAGGCGCGCCAGGCCGAGCGGGACGGGCCTGCCTCCAGCGTCGAGACCTTTCTGGCGCTCGTCGAGGAGCTGATCGACCGCCTCGCCGACACCCTCGAGACGATGAGCGACGAACTCGATTCGCTCTCGACCCGGATCTTCACCTTCGACACCAGCGCCAACGGCCATGGCCGCACCGAGGCCTCGGCCCCGAAGCGCCGCGACCTCGCGCTGCGGCGGCTGCTGCGCGCCATCGGCCGGCGCGGCAAGGCCCTGGCGAAGCTGCGCGCCTCGCTGCTCGGGCTCGGCCGCATCCTGCCTTACGTCGCCGGCGAGGCGGAAGGCTGGCTCAAAGCCGAGGAGAAGGCCCGCTTCGAGAGCCTGCGCCTCGACGTCGCCTCGCTCGACGAGTTCGAGACCCGGCTGTCCGAGACGGTGCAGTTCCTGCTCGACGCGACGCTCGGCCTGATCAACATGGAGCAGAACAACACCTTCCGGGTGCTCACGGTCGTCTCGGTGATCGGCATCCCGCCGACCCTGATGGCCTCGGTCTACGGCATGAACTTCAAGCACATGCCGGAGCTGGACTGGACGTTCGGCTATCCGTTCGGGCTCGCGGTGATCGCCGCGAGCGCCCTGATCCCGGCGGTGTACTTCAAGCTGAAGGGGTGGTTCTGA
- a CDS encoding DMT family transporter has translation MRSPSPASAILLAALGIGLLSLMDATIKGLSDRYGVTGIAFARYLVGTLVMAGVLAALRPGWPSAETWRANGLRAALVVVTALCFFHGLSVLPLAEALALSFLSPIFIALFAALLLRERVRPPVWAGLVVGFAGVGIVVAGQVGTEGPRAAGSAWGIAAILASALTYALSMVLLRARARHDPVVTIVAIQNAGPAAMLAAPAAWTWSPVAAPDWALLVLVGLLGVAGHLVLSRAYARAEASRLAAMEYTALLWAIGLGYVAFGEVPGVATLAGAGLILAGSALAARR, from the coding sequence ATGCGTTCCCCCTCCCCCGCCTCCGCGATCCTGCTCGCCGCCCTCGGCATCGGCCTCCTCTCGCTGATGGATGCCACCATCAAGGGCTTGTCCGATCGCTACGGCGTCACCGGCATCGCCTTCGCCCGCTACCTCGTCGGCACCCTCGTGATGGCGGGCGTGCTCGCGGCCTTGCGCCCCGGCTGGCCCTCGGCCGAGACCTGGCGCGCCAACGGTCTCCGCGCGGCGCTGGTCGTCGTGACGGCGCTCTGCTTCTTCCACGGCCTGTCGGTGCTGCCGCTCGCCGAGGCGCTGGCGCTCTCGTTCCTGAGCCCGATCTTCATCGCGCTGTTCGCCGCTTTGCTCCTGCGCGAGCGGGTGCGGCCGCCGGTCTGGGCCGGGCTCGTCGTCGGCTTCGCCGGGGTCGGGATCGTGGTGGCGGGGCAGGTCGGCACCGAGGGGCCGCGGGCGGCGGGCTCCGCCTGGGGCATCGCGGCGATCCTCGCCTCGGCGCTGACCTACGCGCTCTCGATGGTGCTCCTGCGGGCCCGGGCCCGGCACGACCCGGTGGTGACCATCGTGGCGATCCAGAATGCCGGCCCCGCCGCGATGCTGGCGGCGCCTGCGGCCTGGACCTGGAGTCCCGTGGCTGCGCCCGACTGGGCGCTTCTCGTCCTCGTCGGCCTGCTCGGCGTCGCCGGCCACCTCGTGCTCAGCCGCGCCTACGCCAGGGCCGAGGCCTCGCGCCTCGCCGCGATGGAATACACCGCCCTCCTCTGGGCGATCGGCCTCGGCTACGTCGCCTTCGGGGAGGTTCCGGGGGTGGCGACGCTGGCCGGCGCGGGTCTGATCCTGGCCGGGTCGGCGCTGGCCGCGCGGCGGTGA
- a CDS encoding glycosyltransferase family 4 protein — protein MRIVLVADHAYINGGQAKVSLESAIGLARRGHEVVLFAAVGPADPRLAEAGVRTVLLDQTDVTQARSLARFGVQWLWNGPAAAELRALIEESDPRDTVIHVHAWAKALSPSIGPVLRGTAAPVVYTAHEYYLACPNGGFYDYPLAMTCHRTPNGPACLTRNCDSRTYPRKLMRAARHALMRRTGLVEGIDAMITISRLQREALAPYLPEGMRYHDVPNPVDVAPLGHRAGPPGDFVFVGRISPEKGPQIFAEAARLAGMRAVFAGDGPVRAELEARFPEAHFLGWQSPDQVKAVLRGARALVFPSVWYEGQPLTVLESLALGTPVLVSDVCAGRESVRHGESGLWFRSSDPRSLADAMGHLSNDATAMRMGRSAYDLFWADPLTLERHLDGLERVYREVVGQEGRVAPRARAVG, from the coding sequence GTGAGAATCGTCCTCGTCGCCGACCACGCCTACATCAACGGCGGCCAGGCCAAGGTCTCGCTCGAGAGCGCGATCGGGCTGGCCCGCCGCGGCCACGAGGTGGTGCTGTTCGCCGCCGTCGGCCCGGCCGATCCGCGCCTCGCCGAGGCCGGGGTGCGCACGGTGCTGCTCGACCAGACCGACGTGACGCAGGCCCGCTCGCTCGCGCGCTTCGGCGTGCAATGGCTGTGGAACGGGCCCGCCGCGGCCGAGCTTCGCGCCCTCATCGAGGAATCGGATCCGCGCGACACGGTGATCCACGTCCATGCCTGGGCGAAGGCGCTCTCGCCCTCGATCGGGCCGGTGCTGCGGGGCACGGCCGCGCCGGTGGTCTACACCGCGCACGAATACTACCTCGCCTGCCCGAATGGCGGCTTCTACGATTATCCGCTCGCCATGACCTGCCACCGGACCCCGAACGGGCCGGCCTGCCTGACGCGTAACTGCGATTCGCGCACCTATCCGCGCAAGCTGATGCGCGCCGCCCGCCACGCCCTGATGCGCCGCACCGGTCTCGTCGAGGGCATCGACGCGATGATCACCATCAGCCGGCTGCAGCGCGAGGCGCTGGCGCCGTACCTTCCGGAGGGGATGCGCTACCACGACGTGCCGAACCCGGTCGATGTCGCGCCGCTGGGCCACCGGGCGGGCCCGCCGGGGGACTTCGTGTTCGTCGGCCGGATCTCGCCGGAGAAAGGCCCGCAGATCTTCGCCGAGGCGGCGCGGCTCGCCGGCATGCGGGCGGTCTTCGCCGGCGACGGCCCGGTCCGGGCGGAGCTGGAGGCGCGCTTCCCCGAGGCGCATTTCCTCGGCTGGCAGAGCCCCGACCAGGTGAAGGCGGTCCTGCGCGGGGCCCGCGCCCTGGTGTTCCCCTCGGTCTGGTACGAGGGCCAGCCCCTCACGGTGCTCGAATCGCTGGCGCTTGGCACCCCGGTCCTCGTCAGCGACGTCTGCGCCGGTCGCGAGTCCGTGCGCCACGGCGAGAGCGGGCTGTGGTTCCGCTCCAGCGACCCGCGCTCCCTCGCCGACGCCATGGGCCACCTGTCCAACGATGCGACGGCGATGCGGATGGGCCGGAGCGCCTACGACCTGTTCTGGGCCGATCCCCTGACCCTGGAGCGCCATCTCGACGGGCTGGAGCGGGTGTACCGGGAGGTCGTCGGGCAGGAGGGGCGGGTGGCGCCACGTGCGAGGGCGGTGGGGTAG
- a CDS encoding polysaccharide biosynthesis C-terminal domain-containing protein, giving the protein MAVIAAFVVNAVMNLALGLLIAQILGPADFGRFALGTAGAVALNTLLFEWLRLSATRFYSERVRQAEPWIRSMLDRAYLATVIGLLGAALLALAGRPLVGDPALLAAAAAAAAIGLGLFDYAAALARARFVGGLYLRLVLVKNALTLPLMVGTAWATADAAAVMLAGGLSQFLAALLVRRAFADPPSAHESARRRDSLRLFMGYGLPIVAANLVYQLMPFANRWAVAGAAGFAEAGYFSLAADIGGRIFSTLGAALDLLLFQIAVLAAETHGHEAGEEQVARNGAVVLALILPSAAGFWALAPALEAIAVPEAFRGHFVTYTLLLLPGLLALALMNFALNPIFQIRRRTLPLVAAGGIGALVNVVAALALAGPYGPHGIAAAQSLGFVAAMLFLGIRALTGPGRLRMSWRDPLAVLLATGAMTVAILPLRGLSPWLALPACIVTGGLVYGALVWCFDIAGLRAAVLARFGRVVPAE; this is encoded by the coding sequence ATGGCGGTCATCGCGGCCTTCGTGGTCAACGCGGTCATGAACCTGGCCCTCGGTCTGCTCATCGCGCAGATCCTGGGGCCGGCGGATTTCGGTCGCTTCGCCCTCGGCACCGCCGGGGCGGTGGCCCTCAACACGCTGCTGTTCGAGTGGCTGCGCCTCTCGGCGACCCGGTTCTACTCCGAGCGCGTCCGGCAGGCCGAGCCATGGATCCGCTCCATGCTCGACCGTGCCTACCTTGCCACCGTGATCGGGCTCCTCGGCGCAGCCCTGCTCGCCCTCGCCGGCCGCCCCCTCGTCGGCGATCCGGCCTTGCTCGCCGCGGCCGCGGCGGCGGCCGCGATCGGCCTCGGCCTGTTCGACTACGCGGCGGCGCTGGCCCGGGCCCGCTTCGTCGGCGGTCTCTACCTGCGCCTGGTTCTCGTCAAGAACGCCCTGACCCTGCCGCTGATGGTCGGCACCGCCTGGGCCACCGCGGACGCCGCCGCGGTGATGCTCGCCGGGGGCTTGAGCCAGTTCCTCGCCGCGCTCCTCGTCCGGCGCGCCTTCGCGGACCCGCCGAGCGCCCACGAGAGTGCCCGCCGGCGGGATTCGCTCCGGCTGTTCATGGGCTACGGCCTGCCGATCGTCGCCGCCAACCTCGTCTACCAGCTGATGCCCTTCGCCAACCGCTGGGCGGTCGCGGGGGCGGCGGGCTTCGCCGAGGCCGGCTACTTCTCGCTGGCGGCGGATATCGGCGGGCGGATCTTCAGCACGCTCGGTGCCGCCCTCGACCTCCTGCTGTTCCAGATCGCCGTGCTCGCGGCCGAGACCCACGGCCACGAGGCCGGCGAGGAGCAGGTCGCCCGCAACGGCGCCGTGGTCCTGGCGCTGATCCTGCCGAGCGCCGCCGGATTCTGGGCGCTGGCCCCGGCGCTCGAGGCGATCGCGGTGCCCGAGGCCTTCCGCGGCCACTTCGTGACCTACACGCTGCTGCTGCTGCCGGGCCTCCTCGCCCTGGCGCTGATGAACTTCGCCCTCAACCCGATCTTCCAGATCCGCCGCCGCACGCTGCCCCTCGTCGCGGCGGGCGGCATCGGCGCGCTCGTCAACGTCGTGGCGGCGCTCGCCCTCGCCGGGCCCTACGGCCCTCACGGCATCGCCGCCGCGCAGTCGCTCGGTTTCGTCGCCGCCATGCTGTTCCTCGGGATCCGTGCGCTCACCGGGCCGGGCCGCCTGCGGATGTCCTGGCGCGATCCGCTCGCCGTCCTGCTCGCCACCGGGGCGATGACGGTGGCGATCCTGCCGCTGCGCGGGCTCTCCCCCTGGCTCGCCCTGCCGGCCTGCATCGTCACCGGCGGCCTCGTCTACGGCGCGCTCGTCTGGTGCTTCGACATCGCGGGCCTGCGGGCGGCCGTGCTGGCGCGATTCGGCCGTGTCGTGCCGGCGGAGTAG
- a CDS encoding nucleotidyltransferase domain-containing protein: MTDIARRADVPEPLRPLVSRIIRHADPLVIWLFGSRARGEARADSDWDLLVVLPDDVDEALLDPIFG, from the coding sequence ATGACCGACATCGCCCGCCGCGCCGACGTCCCGGAGCCTCTGAGGCCGCTCGTCTCTCGCATCATCCGCCATGCGGACCCGCTCGTCATCTGGCTGTTCGGAAGCCGCGCCCGGGGCGAGGCGCGGGCCGATAGCGACTGGGACCTGCTCGTCGTGCTCCCCGACGATGTCGACGAAGCCTTGCTCGATCCGATCTTCGGCTAG
- a CDS encoding HEPN domain-containing protein, whose amino-acid sequence MSADKAAAALLRIATADLADARILANMRSRNAPYLCSQAAEKIVKAVLTAEGIHASRTVAHRIDLMVDLLPDANALRDVADRFGIDLT is encoded by the coding sequence ATGTCAGCCGATAAGGCGGCCGCTGCTCTGTTGCGGATCGCGACAGCCGATCTCGCCGATGCGCGCATTCTCGCGAACATGCGATCCCGCAATGCACCATATCTCTGCTCACAAGCTGCGGAAAAGATCGTGAAGGCGGTTCTCACCGCCGAAGGCATTCACGCGAGCCGAACCGTCGCTCACAGGATCGACTTGATGGTCGACCTGTTGCCCGACGCCAATGCGCTGCGCGACGTGGCTGACCGGTTCGGCATCGACCTCACCTGA